The Thalassophryne amazonica chromosome 6, fThaAma1.1, whole genome shotgun sequence genome includes a region encoding these proteins:
- the LOC117511607 gene encoding SUN domain-containing protein 3-like isoform X1, producing the protein MSGVILDVDMSCQSVFMACRSARLLAMGYYVYDEDTESYKRTVCYRETLVRNFKKRRDTHRTAVSHNASSDSADVMTNLNQYDDDLESSSCEGGDSLLHKPDPTRRKPAASTSSTDAPRHGFGARIWITAFTLMALWHLLPTVPSFHMIGSAVTHPGDLSTTKAPSVKSPSSEAGPGLDHVELSPELKEAAERWLMDRIKEQREADQRRCERPIADRMADFALEPLGATVVQSRSSETHHSQSTCRTLFGFSLWCRSQSPRVAIQGFPELLPGRCWPFQGHQGTLVVALSHPVRMSHVTLDHLPSYSSPSGRIDSAPKDFEIYGMEDKDDDGTLLGKFTYDQDGDPTQTFELPKPSEVHRYVSLRVLSNWGHAEYTCVYRFRVHGTMDVT; encoded by the exons atgtctggagttatacttgatgtggacatgtcctgtcaatcagtct TCATGGCCTGTAGAAGTGCCCGTCTGCTTGCGATGGGCTACTATGTTTATGATGAAGACACTGAGTCCTACAAGAGGACCGTTTGTTACAGAGAGACCCTGGTCAG GAATTTCAAGAAGAGGAGGGACACTCATCGTACGGCCGTCAGCCACAACGCCAGCAGTGATTCTGCTGACGTCATGACCAACCTTAACCAGTATGACGATGACCTGGAATCATCTTCCTGTGAAG GTGGGGACTCACTCCTCCACAAACCAGACCCCACCAGGAGGAAACCAGCAGCCTCCACCAGCTCCACTGATGCTCCACGTCATGGATTTGGTGCCAGGATTTGGATTACTGCCTTCACTTTGATGG ctctttGGCACCTCCTGCCCACAGTGCCCAGCTTCCACATGATCggttcagctgtcactcatcctggtGACCTCAGCACCACCAAGGCTCCATCTGTGAAG AGTCCATCTTCAGAAGCTGGTCCTGGTCTTGACCACGTCGAGCTCAGCCCAGAGCTGAAAGAGGCTGCTGAGAGGTGGCTCATGGACCGAATCAAG GAGCAACGTGAGGCTGATCAGCGGCGCTGTGAACGCCCGATTGCAGACAGAATGGCTGACTTTGCTCTGGAGCCTCTAG GTGCCACTGTGGTCCAGTCCAGATCGTCTGAGACCCACCACTCTCAGTCCACGTGCAGGACCCTCTTTGGATTTTCTCTGTGGTGTCGCTCTCAGAGTCCACGAGTTGCCATTcag GGCTTCCCGGAGCTGCTCCCGGGGAGGTGCTGGCCGTTTCAGGGTCATCAGGGGACTCTGGTCGTCGCTCTGTCGCACCCCGTCAGGATGAGTCACGTGACTTTGGACCACCTGCCGAGCTACAGCTCCCCCAGTGGACGCATTGACTCGGCTCCCAAAGATTTTGAGATCTAT GGGATGGAGGACAAGGACGACGACGGGACTCTGCTGGGCAAGTTCACGTACGACCAGGACGGAGACCCGACACAGACGTTTGAGCTGCCT AAACCCAGCGAGGTCCATCGCTACGTGTCCTTACGTGTGCTCAGCAACTGGGGTCACGCAGAGTACACGTGCGTGTACAGATTCCGTGTGCACGGAACGATGGACGTCACATGA
- the LOC117511607 gene encoding SUN domain-containing protein 3-like isoform X2, producing the protein MACRSARLLAMGYYVYDEDTESYKRTVCYRETLVRNFKKRRDTHRTAVSHNASSDSADVMTNLNQYDDDLESSSCEGGDSLLHKPDPTRRKPAASTSSTDAPRHGFGARIWITAFTLMALWHLLPTVPSFHMIGSAVTHPGDLSTTKAPSVKSPSSEAGPGLDHVELSPELKEAAERWLMDRIKEQREADQRRCERPIADRMADFALEPLGATVVQSRSSETHHSQSTCRTLFGFSLWCRSQSPRVAIQGFPELLPGRCWPFQGHQGTLVVALSHPVRMSHVTLDHLPSYSSPSGRIDSAPKDFEIYGMEDKDDDGTLLGKFTYDQDGDPTQTFELPKPSEVHRYVSLRVLSNWGHAEYTCVYRFRVHGTMDVT; encoded by the exons ATGGCCTGTAGAAGTGCCCGTCTGCTTGCGATGGGCTACTATGTTTATGATGAAGACACTGAGTCCTACAAGAGGACCGTTTGTTACAGAGAGACCCTGGTCAG GAATTTCAAGAAGAGGAGGGACACTCATCGTACGGCCGTCAGCCACAACGCCAGCAGTGATTCTGCTGACGTCATGACCAACCTTAACCAGTATGACGATGACCTGGAATCATCTTCCTGTGAAG GTGGGGACTCACTCCTCCACAAACCAGACCCCACCAGGAGGAAACCAGCAGCCTCCACCAGCTCCACTGATGCTCCACGTCATGGATTTGGTGCCAGGATTTGGATTACTGCCTTCACTTTGATGG ctctttGGCACCTCCTGCCCACAGTGCCCAGCTTCCACATGATCggttcagctgtcactcatcctggtGACCTCAGCACCACCAAGGCTCCATCTGTGAAG AGTCCATCTTCAGAAGCTGGTCCTGGTCTTGACCACGTCGAGCTCAGCCCAGAGCTGAAAGAGGCTGCTGAGAGGTGGCTCATGGACCGAATCAAG GAGCAACGTGAGGCTGATCAGCGGCGCTGTGAACGCCCGATTGCAGACAGAATGGCTGACTTTGCTCTGGAGCCTCTAG GTGCCACTGTGGTCCAGTCCAGATCGTCTGAGACCCACCACTCTCAGTCCACGTGCAGGACCCTCTTTGGATTTTCTCTGTGGTGTCGCTCTCAGAGTCCACGAGTTGCCATTcag GGCTTCCCGGAGCTGCTCCCGGGGAGGTGCTGGCCGTTTCAGGGTCATCAGGGGACTCTGGTCGTCGCTCTGTCGCACCCCGTCAGGATGAGTCACGTGACTTTGGACCACCTGCCGAGCTACAGCTCCCCCAGTGGACGCATTGACTCGGCTCCCAAAGATTTTGAGATCTAT GGGATGGAGGACAAGGACGACGACGGGACTCTGCTGGGCAAGTTCACGTACGACCAGGACGGAGACCCGACACAGACGTTTGAGCTGCCT AAACCCAGCGAGGTCCATCGCTACGTGTCCTTACGTGTGCTCAGCAACTGGGGTCACGCAGAGTACACGTGCGTGTACAGATTCCGTGTGCACGGAACGATGGACGTCACATGA